GTTAAACAATGTAGCATTATGTGCATTTTTTGTTTTGATGGCCTCACTATCACCATCATCAATACAGCCTGTAGCGGGAAAGCAAGCGAACACAGAATATGGAGTCTCAGTAGCGGCTGCTTGTCAGTGCTGTCTCTTCGCACTCGAGTCACTCGAGCATAGACCTTAAACACAATCGGTTATGAATTACCAACCCAGGCCTGCCTTGACCTCCTCAGTCACAGATTGAATGGTGCGGAAATGCTTTACATACACTTATATAGCTGTGCACCACAAAACAATATTGGTGCTGCATTTCGTAATTATTATGGGACCAGACTCTCTTGAGtcactgtgccccccccccccaagtccCAAGTATGAATGTGAGGCAACAATGCAAACCGAgaaattgcagcaaaaaagtCTGAGGAGTAGGCAGAATAATGTTGAAGACGTATGTTGGTCCCGCTTCGCGTTTTCGGAACGGAACCTGACAACCAAACCGGTGACTTACTTGACATCCAAGTCGCTAAACAGATTTCTATCAATTATAACATCAAAGGCATGGGTTCCTGTAACGAAAACGAAACAAAGTCACATTTAATATGATTCCTTGGAAGTGTCTCTTGTGCGCAACATACCAGGGATTGGCAACTTGTCGAGCAGGTCATGGATGCGCTTTGCAGCACTGCCGCCTTCGGCCCTGAAGTAAACATCATATGTTGAAGAGCAGGCAAAATCCTTTATTTCAAGCAGACATAATAGAATACATACGACGACAGCTGAGATGGAAACTCATGGGTGTCTTTGAACCTTGCAAGGTTGTCTAGCCAGCTTTGCAAATCGCCCTCGAACGAACCCAGCTTGCTCGACTTCCACGACACCTTCAGCAGCAGCACGAGAAGAATTATAAAGGGCAAAAATTAATTATCCCCCTCTGCTTGCTAACCGAAAGCTTATAACAACAAGTATGTACCTCAAGTTCCTCACAGGTGCTCAGGAGAAATGGCAAGATCGCGAAGTGAATCTCTTGATGGGGCATCAGCGGTAGCAAGTGATTCGCAGCAAAGCGCACCTTCCATGACGTCGAAGCTGTCAGCACTTTCAAACGGCGAAAATATTCTTCCACAGTATCCTTTCCTGCATCATCTAACAAGATACAGTTTGTTATAGTACGTCGCAATATAAGCCCACACGAGAACAACCAAACGCACCTCTGATGAGGAACAGGCACCACCACTTCATGATCAAAGATGCCTAAAAACTGCACGCAAACGGAGCGCTTTACACAAAGTTCTCATGTTACGCACATGTTCTTGTCTAATAAAGAAAGAGAATGGCAACACGCGCAACGTTCGCCAAACTGCTCGGACTtgcctcgcgcgcgcgcgcgcctagCGCCATATCAACATACGCCATACGCGCGAAGATTTTGAATCAATGTACCCAGACTAGTACAACTGCTGCCTAGATTTAGAGCAAACGGCAAATTAAAGACGAATCATCGGTTTGGGGCTGGTGCTTGTGCGTTTGATACCTTGTTTGATCATAGCGGAGGCTATGATTTGATACGCATTTTGGAGCTGATGTATTTCTGGAGGAAACTACGAAGTTTTGTAGGAAGAACCTTGCATGCTTCCGAATGACCAACGTTTTGTGGCAATGCAAGTCAGATGCATTCCTCTGATGCTAGGCATGTGCcaggctgtagcctgtagttgaAAATTGAAAAGCGATCTCGGAGCGCTTTTTGCGCTAACCGTGGTCCCACAGCGATCACCCAGCGCCACTTGTGTCTCTTCCCACAGAATACCTAGCCAGCCGTTttggctaacctccctgtttCTCTCTTCAATGCTCTAAGCGCTGGTCCTGCAGCTGGACCAGCGCTTAGTTGGACCAACGCCTTGGTTGGACTTTGTCGTTGGGCACAATGACTCAGGGCGCGTCaaagcgggggaaaaaaaatacTTAGAGCATTGAGAGGTGCGTGGCTGTTGGAAGTGATCTAGCTCTTCAACAAAACCAAAACTGCTACAGCGTATCACCCGGTCATATCAGCACGCAACCACGGTGATAGCAACGTCGACTTACGATCTGTTTTGTTAGACTGGGAATGCCTGTCGGCCAAAAATGACTTCGTTGCTTAAGTTTCGCGAAGTCTTCAAATCCACGCATTGTGCTGTTATTGGCATGATACATGTGCCAGCTTTACCAGGTTTGTGATAAACTTGCTGTACGGATCCGACGATCCGTGCTTGTAATGACACCACGCAAATTCCTTTCCAGGTACACCTTTCAACAAAATGAAATGCAGTCAGATTGTGGAGACCGCTTGTGAAGAAGCAGAAGTGTACAAGAAATGCGGTGTTGTACGTATGTAGCCGTATGATTATCCTCCAGTTAGCAAATTAAGCAATATGCTAAACATGCTCTGttaaatagagagttttagcgtgtgcGGCATTCGCGTAAACGGGAGCGGACTGGGCattttaccggatgagcggaggcgcaatgCGCAAACGTGAACGGCTTGCGGGCTTTACGGCCTGCTAGAGTACGTCTGTATACTCTACGGCCTGCATGATCCAACAACCACCTAGTGGCGCAGATGTCTatcagacaaacacagagctaatattacAGTAAcgaagtgtattctacttcgctgctggtgtaaattttcggcagcaacgtgATTACGCAGCTTGCCGTGCAGGCTGTTCACGTTTTCGCCTCCGCTcttccggtaaaacgcccagtccgcttgcgaATACCGAACACGCCAAAACTCTCTAATGGTGCTTGTAACTCGGCATTTCCGAGCCTATTGTGTAATTtataagcaccccccccccccccctcttattaCCACCACTCCCTTAATTCCCCCAAATTCAAGTAGAGGGTTCTTTGAAGCAAGGGTTTCACCTTGGTTATTTAACTTCACATAAATGGTCAAAATTATCCATAATTTTGCTGCCACGTTGACTCAAGAAAAGCAAGCAGGTGCAATTTTTATGAAATTTCAAAATGCCTACAATAATATTTCTCACACAACAAGTTGTTCACCTTTACAATCAAAAAGTTGTTCACCTTTACAATCTGCAACAATTTCTTTCCTTAATATGAATCCTCTTCTGGCAAATCCCTGCTTATATCTTGGCATACCCCCAAGGTTCAGTCCTTGAGCCACTCTTCTTTCTATTATTCATTAATGATGTTTTTACCAATATTTTATCTGAATTGTATGCTGACAATTGTCTACTGTACACAAAAGACCTCCAGCTGTGGATCAAATTGGGCTGAATAATGAATTTGACAAGGCAATTGGTGTCAGAAATGGCAAATGGAAGTTCATTACAATGAATGAAGGAACACTGAATAAAAACCCATTATGTTAATTATATCGCTTTAACACTAATATGTTTCTTTATTAGATGTTAAATACAAATATCCTGAATTATGGATCATTAATAATTAACTTTGGAACAAGCATATTCACACTATTACCAGTAATTACTGCCTTtgcaaactcttttttttttctaaagcgcTCGTTAAGACATGTGATTCTATGCTGTTCCTCTCCTGGCATATAAAACAATTATTTGCCGAATGCTGGAATATGCTGCAGGTAATAATACGGAACCCTTTCACTAAACGTAACATTAGTGAAGTAGAAAAAGTACAGAAGAAAGCCTTGAGATCATCTGCAACTCCTGCGGTCAGACATTAGTCAGTGAGCTGCTAACACGAAGTGGCTTCCTACCTGTTGTGAAATCAAACTGTTTGTCACCTTAAGTTCCTTTTTCAGCAAATCAATAGTCATTTCAATATCAATACTTCAGATATTCTTGCATATTCATTGGGTTATGCTATTCAGAAGTGACACAGTAAGACAACAAAGGTAACTTCCTGAATTAGTTGTTTAAAGCACTCATTTCTTCTTACAACTGTTTTTGATTGGAATAATCTTACTAATGATATTGTATTGCAAGATATACTCTCCTTGTTTGACAGCCACCTCACTTGATTTTAGTTTGTGCTTTGTATTGAtataaaaacacttttttttttttttgctcttttctCTTCCAAAACTCCTGTTTGCATCCACCCTGCTATGATCTTGTACAagattgaataaataaaaaattaataaagtTTGTGAGGAGGTTCAGAGACAACCCACTTATATTCGCATTATTGCAGTAATGTAATGCTGTTGTACGTGTAACAATTGTGTTTCTGCTTTGTGCACGATGTATTCGAGTAGGTCATCAAAATTTATAGCAAGAAAAAGAACAGGATAAACTCATATTGTGCATAAATGGCCATGCATGAAAACAGTATATTTAGCACTGCTACCATTTTTTTAGATTTGTGCattgttaaagggcccctaaaccacttcAGGCATTTTTTTGCACATGTCTAATAAACACACGCATTGAGTACAGGATGCCGTGACGATCAACTTTGGCAAATGCGGGAGCGCTATGCGCCGCGTGGGACACTGCAAATTAAAAAAACAGTCCCGTGCTCCTCTCCTGACCTTTCCAGTGCCTCCTTCGTACACCATGATGTCGGACAGGGTGCACCAGGTGACGTCACGAGGGTGAAAGCTGTCGATTGGTTGGTCAACAAGGGACGACAGTGTCGACATGACGAGAACCAAGTGTGTGTTCCGAGAATGGAAGGAGGCTCACCCATTGTGTGCCACTGAACCTTTTTATGAAGTTTCCATTCAGTCGGCATCGCGCGGACAGTGGAGGAGCGTTTATTCTGGTATGCTGACGCGACACGTAGCTTTTGCTGCATGAGTTGGCAAGAGAATACAGCAAGGAGGAGAGAGGGTCAGTTAGGAGGGTAGCTAAGGCAAGAGAGGAACTGCGGTGGCCACGTAGTCATTCATCAAACACCTGTAACTTTACTGGTACTGCACCAATACAAAGAATTACTTCGGCTATGTGTTTATTGTAAACTAGTACACTTAACTAATTTTCGAGCTCAGGGTgctttaggggccctttaaacctACGACCAGTTTTCTAACTTAACTTGAACATCTTATTATTTAAAACCCGAATTCTAAACCAAGAACCAGCAGTGCACTTAAAAATACTTTTGTGTGTTCTTTCCTCAGGATGGTGTCCTTGTTGAAAATATGTTTGACATTCCCTATGTCAAACCTAATCAGGCCGGGCCAGAATTGACTGCCTTCATGGCACGTGTCTGCACAGAAGTAAAAAGGATACTTCCTTCTTTGCCCTGTGGTGTACAAATACTTGCTGGAAATAATAAAAGTGCACTAGCGGTTGCAGCAGCCACAGGTAATTCCTCTCCCATGCCTTTTTGCAAGAACCAATGTGTTTAGTGATTATGCTTTACTCGATTGTTTCCACTGTGATTGAATGGCCACATTTTGCGTCATTCATTCATGATGCTTGAAAACATCTGAAACCAAACGTACAGAATTTGTTTTATGCAGTCATTATAGGTGTCAGTATTGCGGGAAGAGCGATAACAGATATGTTGGTTGGAGATCTGTAATTGGCAGTCTGCTTAAAAGTGACCTGGGGAAAACAAATGAGGACACAAAGGATGTCATTAGTAATAGTAGCCCTTAATGGACTGAAGGGCAGCTGCAGTTACCGAGGTTTGAAGCAcatagttttctttttgtttcactcgcccccccccccccctttttttttttttttaccatgatgAGAGGATATATACGCTGCCAGAAATCCTCTGACGAAATAGACGATAATGCTTACCTTGGCATTCTACTCGAGGCTACCTTGAACCCAACTAAAGTGGCAAGAACTACCAAGGTCATGGATGTGGCAAGTTAGATTCACGTGCTCTCTGAACGTAGCAAGATTGGCCTATTCACACAGGGTATGTAAATGTCAACACTGCTGCATACATTTTGTCTGAGAAAGGTGATCTGTTAAGTCCTTGCAAAGTTCTTTTGCCACTGGGTCGAATCTGTGCAGACAATAAGTTTCTCAATGATTGGGCAAAGCCAAGAAGACTCGATGCCAAGGCCTCATAGAGTTTTATGCAGAACAAGGTGACCATAAAGTGTAAGTGACAAAGGTCTGCTTTGCAGCTGGTAGCAGCCTTGATGACCAGTTACTGAGATAAGGGCTGCCTTTTCCAGTAAGCGCTCCAGCCTTTGGACCAAGAACCTGTCTCATCTAGAACATTTGGCAAAACATGTTTCCCTGTATATGGGTGGGTAGGCCATGTGAAGATAGAGAAGATCAGGTACGATATTCATTTCTCTCATAGAGCCCCTAGAGTCCAGGCAATGGTAAGCACAGAAAGGTCAAACAATAGCCCCTTCAGATGCAAATGAATTCTGTCCAATGCTAATGtagtttcaccacatttcttgcctTTTCACCATCGTGAAAATTGCACAGCTGGATAACGAATTAAAAATTTCCAATTATTCAGTGAGCTTTGTCATGTTTTCAAACTGTGGACTCCACGCAAGAACTCTACTGGAATGCCATATATTAGAAATTTAATTGTTTCATGTCTAGCATACTTGTAAGAAACCTATCCAGTCACTCGAAAAATATGGCTGGCGTAAAACATTTTgagaaacaatgaaagaagtgaaccagTTACATGAAGACTTACTAACGCTGAGCATGAACACCCAGCCGTCTACCTTAAAACTCATTTTACTAAAAACTTTTACACATATTATTCAAACTTTCAGGCCAGGTCCATGTTTCAGTATGCATGCGGCACATTTTAATTACAATTATTGTGATCACTGATTTTTCTTTTGGTATGCTATTTCGGTGTACAAAATTGTGTACACAGCGCCTGAAGGGGATAATGGAGCCAGCACAGAGCCATGTGAAACTTGTTGGCAAGATAAGGGGCCCCCTGCCTGGCAAGACACAAGGATGCCAAATGTGCAAATAGCAAGAAATGTCTCTGTGATAGTGCACATCTCTGAGCAATGAATTTAGTGGAAGGTTTGAAGCAAGGCGACACTTTCCATGGGGTCAGATGGTCAGCAGCTCTACTCTGTGGCCTGAGGTACAACAAAAAAATGCCGTGTATGAAGAGTGTCCCAAGGATAAAACCCAGTCCATCTAACAGGCTCTATCATCTGGGTTCCATGGCGAGATGATGAAGGCAAACTTTTGCTTGAATGGAGGAGGGCTGCCATGGATGCTTAGCGTTCTATCCTACATTGTGCAACCCATAGTCTGAGGAGGTAGAGACCAAGATGCAGCTTAGCCTTATGCACCTATGATGAGGCCCGAAGGTCAGGAGTAGGGTTCAAGCCAAAATGAAATGTTAGGCGATTCAAGATCAGAGCCAAGTTAGTCTCAGTGAATAACCTTACATTTTGATATATCTGAGGGGTTGGCATAGAAAGgtcaatatatatataggggATAGCAATCACTTGCCCAACAGTCTACTTCAAGTTAGAGAAGATGGGTCGAGCAATAACTTGAGGTCTGGTGAATGAAGACATGACCAGGGATGGTCACAATGACATATCGATAAGGAAGTATCGATGACATCGATCAGGTGCTTGAATAATAAAATTTCCAGAACAAATTGAGTATAAAATCAAATATAGAATATTTTCTCTTTCTTAAACAAAGCGAAATGTAATGTTTGCATAGAATCTGtttggcaaaaaagaaaaaaaaacatttctttacACTATTTTATATATGCATATAATGCTGTTCACCACTGGACATCCGGTCAACTGAGATGCTTGTAAATGAAAAACAACTGCTTTTTGCTATATGGTGCATCatgacaatgacagtaatgaaacaaggGAACAGCACGTCACCAGGTTGCACTTAAGTGTGTTGTTTTGGTTGAAGGAGAGCAGTGTAATACTGCAACCCTGCACATTGCTTTAAAGGGAtgccaaataataaattgctaTGCCTAAATCAAGGTATCGAATCTGCATATAGGTTGCCTAAAAGCGAGGCCAGGGGCTTGATCCCCCGCCGGTCCTCGGGAATGGGGGGGGCTCAGATCTCCTTTTCCCCAACCTTCAGCTTTCATTATTCTTTCACAGGACTAGGCTTCTGTTATCCTTACGCAAGACAGAACAAATATCCACATGATCCGTGTGATCGCTGCACAAAGGAACATAGCCCTCTTAAACAGAGCACAATAATTCGCGCAGTAACCCTGTGCATTGCCTCCTTTCCTAGACGCCAGCCACGTGTCAGCCATGAAATGCACGGAACCACCACACGTCATGTAGAAGAGACTTCATTGCTTCCTTGCAAAACTCTGCAAAACGCCAGATAAAACAGATAGCGCCACGGCACCCCGGTCCTTGGGAACGAGGAGGCTCAGCCCTCCCTTCCTGCCTCTGCATATGCTTTGAGCCCCCCACTTAAAGAACACTTCCGAAACCTCCGAGCGAGGCATGCTTGTCGAATGACAGGAAATTAATGAGCAGAGGTTATCTGCCCTGCAAGTTTACTCAGGAACTGATACCTCTGTGCAACAACCGCATCTGTCCTGCAACAGAATCTTTTTGAACAATACTCACCTGCATTGGCCTCTTCCTCGTGAGTCCACTACAAGAGTTATTATCCTTTATATTCAAAGAGAAACAAACATTCACAACTCTGAATAGTCATTTGTTCAATCGATTATAAATTGAATAGCAAGGACTCTTCTATTGGTATTCGAAATTGTCAATATTTTTTACCCCTACAACAGGTTCCTACATACAGGGTGTGCTACAAAGATTTAATTCTTAAAAACAGTGCAGTAGataattaaattatttttttcagcAACATATTAGTCACTGGAGTCAAAAATTATTATAAGATTTGAATTATTTAGTTAACTTGATCAAGTCTCTAACTATCTTCAGGCACATGTTGCAGTTGCCAAATAGAACCCAATTGGAATCCTGAGGTTACCGCCAGTCGAGATTTTCATACCCAAATGTTCCGCAATATACACTGGTCTCCTACACAGCTTTGTTCCACGGCACAAAAGATTGTCTGGAAATACAACAGAATTCCACTAGAAATCTGCAGCTGGATTTCTCCAAACTGGTACGGTTAACTCCTGTTAATTCGACCTCAGTTAAATTGACCTTTCATTTAATTCAAACGCACTGGGAAGTCCCGGCGAGAAACAATATACTGTATTGCTATGGAAAGAAAACTAGTTTAGATTGAACAGGAAAGCCTGTCGCTTCAGTTAATTTGAACCCCACCTGCGCCCCCCCCTCCTTCAGGGGTTACTAAAAGCTTTAAAAAACATGAAATTTGGCAAACAGCACTACTGCTTCCCTAGGTGATAGCGGTGATGGCAGCAACCTGTCCTGCAATGATGACTATGACTTGCACTGTTCCCCGAGCGACCTCTCTTTTGGGGATTTTGTCAGTGCCGATTACAGTATTGAGGTCTGTGGGCGACTAACCGATGACAACATGTATAGTTATTGTAATACTGTATTGAAGTAGTCTGTTGATGACAACAGACTACGGACAACAGACTACTTAAACGAATAAAAACTTTTTGAATTCGTTCATTTTGCAGCCGTTTCTTAATTCAACCATTCGAATAATTAAACCAAATTTTGTGGTCCCGCAATGCTTGAATTAATGGGAGTCGACTTTACTAGCTTTGAGGCCCTTGCTAAAATGCCTTGAGCATTGACTAACTCCGATTCTACAAGTACAACACGATTCCGAAACTACTTAaagattttttaaattttggttaGAGGTGATTAGTGATCATCTCACACTTTCTGATGTCCACCAATCCAAGTGATGTGTTGCTGAAAAAAAATACCCCCGTCTCTAGTGCATCCTTTTTAATAAATAATGTTTTAGCTGAAACATTGGGTATACTGTCGTGCCAATTGTTATGACCTTTGTTAGTATGAATGACTCAAATTATGAATAGCTTTTAAAGGCAGGCACCAAAATTTTTGATGCATTTGCGCCTCTTTAATGTATGTAAACTTGCTGTCTGGACCAAGGACAGGTCAGAAATGCACATAGACCACAGAAGTTCATATAATGCATAACCAGACTTACCAGTGTAGACTGTTGCAGCAACCACATGATCGCTTTAGTGCTCACATGCTTTTTGAAGCACACAATTTCTCAAGTCGAAAGCTGGGCCTTCCACTTCCTTTAGCCGTTTTGCCAACATCTCGTGTGTAAAGTCAATGGAGACAGAACAGCTTTTTCTGCTACATGCTAGCTTCAACAAAAAGCTGTAGCTATCTTTACAGCATTGTTTTCTGTTTTATTGACATTCCTTGAGTGAGAGGTTTGTCACTGGAAATTCCATCAACACGAAGCATGCCGTCACAATCCTCATGGCCTGCTAATCACTTCCAACTGCACTTTGATTTTTCAAAGATAGCACCGACCAGAATAATGCACTTAAGTTGCTCAGATTTTGTCAAATTTCAATTACAATTTGCAGTGCAATACACGGAGGCAAACTTTAATtacagttgcttttttttttacagtaaatGTTTTTACTATTTTCCAAAAAGATTCGTTAATACTGACAACCCCCTTTACGGATAGTATTGGTTAGAAACTGAAGTGTGAAATTAGAAActaaggcacaactgtatgaaagTATACCTCtatgtaaaaaataaaatttgATAAAGCATGCTTGGTTTGGCCTTCACTTTTGTACACATAGAACAAAATGTGTTCCTGGGAGCTCACAAACCAAATTGTGTGCAGGTTTCCAGTTTGTGCGTGCTGAAGGCTTCGTGTTTGGGCATGTGGCAGATGAAGGTATTATGGAATCCTGTGCAGGCGAGCTACTGCGCTACAGACGCACTATTGATGCCGAGGACATTCTTGTGTTTGCCGATATAAAGAAAAAACACTGGTCAGCATCAGATCACTTTTTTTCACATCACGTCTTTGCTCTAGTATATCCAGCAATATCTCATTGTTGTCAACATGTCATTTCGTCCTGGCCAGTTCACATGCAATTACAAGTGACATCAGTGTCCTGGAAACAATGAAAGCAGCTGAATTCTTTCAATGTGATGGCATCATCCTGACTGGAGGTACTACAGGCCTGCCACCCAGTGCCACTGAACTGCAAGGTGTGCCTTTGTGAAATGCTGCTTGGTATTGCAGTTAAATGAAGATTCCAGTGCATGTGCTGCTTCTGTTAGCAAAGTTAGTAGCCAGCATGGTTTTGTCTTTTGATGCAGTGCAACCACATGTGGCAGCTCATTGGCTGCTGCTAATTATCCACAGACACAAGCCTCTGTCATGTTGCATTCTTGTATTACAGCCCTTTGGAAATGGGAGCTATTTATGTGACTGTGTGTATTACTGCTTTGCAGAGGTGAAAGCGGAAGCAACAGTGCCCGTATTGCTTGGATCAGGAATTACAGAGAGCAACATTCAAGACTTTTCTGCAGCAGATGCAGTGATTGTGGGATCATCGTTTAAGCATGGAAATGCCTGGAGTGGCACACTGAATGGCTTACAGGTACAGGCATTCATGGAAAAGATACACATGCTACGCCAAACATTATAGGCATCTCAACTCTGCAGAATTGAATTAAACACACAATAAATGAAGACAGCTTTGTACTGGGATGTGGCATAAATAaaagttttaatttctttcttcttcccaTCTTCCTCAGTGTGCATCTAAACACAGTAATAGCCTATTGGAATATTGGCCATCATTTTATAAATAACAGTCGTACAGTGTTCATGGTTAACAACTGTTTCATCACACAGTATCTTTGTCTTGGGTGCTGTCAATGTGAAGTGCACAAACTATAAAACATTTTTCATTTTAGGTATGTCCTGGTGACACAGTACCACACAACATATGCATAGTGAGTACACTTTGTAAGTGCATCAGCAGTGAAGCATGATCGATC
The DNA window shown above is from Dermacentor silvarum isolate Dsil-2018 chromosome 1, BIME_Dsil_1.4, whole genome shotgun sequence and carries:
- the LOC119465921 gene encoding uncharacterized protein F13E9.13, mitochondrial-like isoform X1, with protein sequence MTSLLKFREVFKSTHCAVIGMIHVPALPGTPFNKMKCSQIVETACEEAEVYKKCGVDGVLVENMFDIPYVKPNQAGPELTAFMARVCTEVKRILPSLPCGVQILAGNNKSALAVAAATGFQFVRAEGFVFGHVADEGIMESCAGELLRYRRTIDAEDILVFADIKKKHCSHAITSDISVLETMKAAEFFQCDGIILTGGTTGLPPSATELQEVKAEATVPVLLGSGITESNIQDFSAADAVIVGSSFKHGNAWSGTLNGLQVQAFMEKIHMLRQTL
- the LOC119465921 gene encoding uncharacterized protein F13E9.13, mitochondrial-like isoform X3, with the protein product MCQLYQDGVLVENMFDIPYVKPNQAGPELTAFMARVCTEVKRILPSLPCGVQILAGNNKSALAVAAATGFQFVRAEGFVFGHVADEGIMESCAGELLRYRRTIDAEDILVFADIKKKHCSHAITSDISVLETMKAAEFFQCDGIILTGGTTGLPPSATELQEVKAEATVPVLLGSGITESNIQDFSAADAVIVGSSFKHGNAWSGTLNGLQVQAFMEKIHMLRQTL
- the LOC119465921 gene encoding uncharacterized protein F13E9.13, mitochondrial-like isoform X2; translation: MKFPFSRHRADSGGAFILDGVLVENMFDIPYVKPNQAGPELTAFMARVCTEVKRILPSLPCGVQILAGNNKSALAVAAATGFQFVRAEGFVFGHVADEGIMESCAGELLRYRRTIDAEDILVFADIKKKHCSHAITSDISVLETMKAAEFFQCDGIILTGGTTGLPPSATELQEVKAEATVPVLLGSGITESNIQDFSAADAVIVGSSFKHGNAWSGTLNGLQVQAFMEKIHMLRQTL